The genome window GCCCCTGCTAACTCTGAAATTTCTAACAATTTATCCATTGCCGATCGCCCGTTGGTAAATTCCAGCACGTTAAATCCGGCATTTTTGACGCGATCAACAATCATGTGCCGTATCATCGGTGAATCTTCCGCAACCAGAATGGTTTTGTTTTGACCAAATTTGGCGAGTTCATCTTTGGTATATTTGATGCCGAGCTGCGGGCGGATCATCGCGATAATTTTTTCGATATCCAGCATCATAATTATGCGGTCTTCGCGTTTGATAACGCCAACCACGGTCGAATTTTCGGTGGCAATTTGATGAATCGTATCCGGCGTTTCAACCTGCTCCCACGAAAGCCGGTGAATTTGCCGGACATCGTGCACCAAAAAACCAACCTGCACACTGTTAAATTTGGAGATGATCAGCTTTTTGCGTTCGAGCGGTTGTTCATAATTGAACAGCCATTGCGCTAAATCCAGTACTGGCGTTAGTTGGTCGCGCAAATTGATGATACCCAACATGCCGCGAGGCAATTTCGGTAAGGTGGTAATTTCCGGAACGCGAATAATTTCGCGCACTTTTGCAACGTTAATTCCAAACGCCTGAGAGGTCATTTTTCCATTTTCGTCGGGGTACTCGACATAAAATTCGATAATTTCTAATTCATTGGTTCCTGTTTCTAACAGAATATCGGTTTGATAAGACATTTTAACACTCCCTGTGTTCAAATGATTTTTCCCTAACCTGCAGATCCGCAAACTTCGATCCCTTCATTGTTCAACTATCGGCAGGAAAAAGGCGAATTTAGACGCATTTTCCAAAAAATTCTATTTTCAGATATTTCCAAAAACATTCCGGGATTCAAGTTCTGCAATTTTTTCCGGGGAGAAGCCGAGGAATTCCCGCAAAACGGTATTTCCATTTTGATTCAGATGCGGTGGCGGGGACAGA of Calditrichia bacterium contains these proteins:
- a CDS encoding chemotaxis protein CheV, with product MSYQTDILLETGTNELEIIEFYVEYPDENGKMTSQAFGINVAKVREIIRVPEITTLPKLPRGMLGIINLRDQLTPVLDLAQWLFNYEQPLERKKLIISKFNSVQVGFLVHDVRQIHRLSWEQVETPDTIHQIATENSTVVGVIKREDRIIMMLDIEKIIAMIRPQLGIKYTKDELAKFGQNKTILVAEDSPMIRHMIVDRVKNAGFNVLEFTNGRSAMDKLLEISELAGAPEALSKHIDLVITDIEMPKMDGYSLTKQVKENPVLNKLPVIIFSSMITPESLHKGKSVGADFQISKPQLPNLLGVLQDLLEKR